GGGATGATCTTGCCGTACTCCATCCGAGTCGGGCCGATCACTCCTAACGTTCCCAAGAGATCGTCCCCGCACCAGTACGGGGCCGTTACCAGGCTCAATCGCTGCCATTCCCGGAGGATGTTCTCCGAGCCGATAATGGTGGTGAGCCCTTCTTGGGCCAGGCATTGGTCCAGGATCTTCACGAGCTTCGACTTTTCCTCGAAGGCCACAAAGATCAACCGCATCTTCTCGATGTCGGCAAACTCTGGTTGCTGCATCATATTGGTGGTCCCATCGATGTACACCTCCCCCTCCGTCGGTTCCACAAAACTCTTGTGCCCGACTTCGAGGGCCCGGCGGAGGAGCGCGTCGTACATGGCTTTCTCCTCGGCCATCTTCTCGACCAGAAATTGCCGCACCCGGGACAGAGGCATCCCCTCTACCAGTGAATTGAGAAGCTTGGCGGTCTTATTCAACTCATCCTGGGAAATCACCTCGTCAAGAGTCACCACCCTGTGGTGGACCTGTCCCGACTTGGTAATCAGGATGACCAAGATTCGTTCCGCTGACAGATGAACAAACTCGATCCGCTTGATCGCCACTTGGTCCACCCGGGGCGCGAGGACCACTCCAACCGAACGCGAAAGGCCAGAGAGGAGCTTCGTGACCTCCCGCATCAGATCCTCTCCCTTTCCCCACACCGGACGAAATCGCTTCTCGATTACGCTTTCTTCCGCCCGGGTGAGAGAAGGTCGTTCTATCAGGCTGTCTACATAGAACCGGTACCCCAGATCGGTCGGGACCCGACCCGCTGACGTATGGGGTTGGACGAGATACCCGAGGTCTGCCAGATCGGCCATGATATTGCGGATCGTGGCCGGACTCATCTGGAACCCATATTTCCGCGCCACACTCCGGGAGCCAACGGGCTCGGCACTCAAAATATAGTCCTGGATGATCGCCCGCAGGACCTCCCGTTGCCGGTCGGTCAACTCCATTGTCGTGTCACCAGTCAACATATTCTCCTGATCACCTAGCACTCTCATCCTAAGAGTGCTAACACCCTTAGTATACTGAAACGAGATCGGTCCTTGTCAAGGAGAAAGGGGGGCCACTGGGGTTCAGGACTTTGGACGTCGGACGTCCTTAATCGATCAGCTTCCCAAGCCGGTTCCAGCGCGGCCCTCCCTCTTGCGAGTCCCAGGACCAATAGATGATGAACGCCTCCCCTTCCACCTTGTGAATGTCTAGAAATCCCCAAAACCGGCTGTCTTGGCTATGGTCCCGGTTGTCCCCGAGCACGAAGAGCTTATCCTCCGGGACCGTGATTGGCCCGTAGAAGTCTCCGGGCGAACCGGGGTTCCCTCTCATGGCCGGGTCTGCGTGGACGAGGTAGGACTCGTCGAGGGGTTTCTCATTGATATAGACCCGCTTCCCCCGAACCTCCACCACATCTCCTGGCAGCCCGATGACCCGTTTGATGAAGTCCCGGCTCTCATCGTGAGGATACTTGAAGACGATGATGTCCTGTCGCTCTGCGACCCAGGGGCCGACGATCCAGGTATCCAGCACGGGGATGCGGACCCCATAGATGAACTT
This Candidatus Methylomirabilota bacterium DNA region includes the following protein-coding sequences:
- the lepB gene encoding signal peptidase I yields the protein MDREQEREAPVQVGESAAPEARERLKSVAREWLEALAVAVLLALFIRTFVVQAFKIPSGSMIPTLLVGDHILVNKFIYGVRIPVLDTWIVGPWVAERQDIIVFKYPHDESRDFIKRVIGLPGDVVEVRGKRVYINEKPLDESYLVHADPAMRGNPGSPGDFYGPITVPEDKLFVLGDNRDHSQDSRFWGFLDIHKVEGEAFIIYWSWDSQEGGPRWNRLGKLID
- the hrcA gene encoding heat-inducible transcriptional repressor HrcA; amino-acid sequence: MTGDTTMELTDRQREVLRAIIQDYILSAEPVGSRSVARKYGFQMSPATIRNIMADLADLGYLVQPHTSAGRVPTDLGYRFYVDSLIERPSLTRAEESVIEKRFRPVWGKGEDLMREVTKLLSGLSRSVGVVLAPRVDQVAIKRIEFVHLSAERILVILITKSGQVHHRVVTLDEVISQDELNKTAKLLNSLVEGMPLSRVRQFLVEKMAEEKAMYDALLRRALEVGHKSFVEPTEGEVYIDGTTNMMQQPEFADIEKMRLIFVAFEEKSKLVKILDQCLAQEGLTTIIGSENILREWQRLSLVTAPYWCGDDLLGTLGVIGPTRMEYGKIIPLVDFTAKLLSQYLTEEAS